One window of Quercus robur chromosome 5, dhQueRobu3.1, whole genome shotgun sequence genomic DNA carries:
- the LOC126725724 gene encoding PX domain-containing protein EREX isoform X1 yields MNLYAHDLSLLDYNLNFSDPILEPFSNSATTPYPDDDDSVGNHKGNSGNENNDINKQRVVRTRSPPRHRHDGTSPLPLGMDWSPPPRKWDGRETVWPLDFHSGWSFCVTIPSWVFLSKSRGSDPVVFYRVQVGIQSPEGITTTRGILRRFNDFLELFSEVKKVFPMKNVPPAPPRRIFRRKSRTLLEERRCSLEDWMEKLLSDIDLSRSAPVATFLELEAAARSSFNDENQEIPNNSSTSEMFPSSLYHANSDVSLFADSSFVASDLGHDTPYEISEVGSPRHGNDSSAVLGMENSISEQDLIDPTEMTAKYGMNSRKFIQGSLQRFSRHRMHTGNEGNILGRDEVIENTSNAKPIRMDGTEFFPALGDYKLDGHVRRLSAESVGSDLSSLRASEISNIGAANLFGDFTLDHSEGSEALRNTDSFENPNIQLPRDSLVALPSDQRLKLNRVLVTMQRRLATAKTDLEDLIARLNQEATVRKFLTTKVKDLEVELETTRQNCIDNMQQAVLTERERFTQMQWDVEELRSKCLELELKLKTEQDEKVRAESTKNAVIQENKMLMQELDDAREQIENLQKQHEEFEVKSKADVKLLIKEVKSLRNSQLELKQDLSRVMKEKLELERFLHKERQRMELASTANAKLLHECGILRDRLQECSVNFLVEEEDKLIVDTSLPSDAIDLLTTSDNRIGLLLAEAQLLAQDVENAVAALDETQSVNGNNKRTTDDELRIMLADVFVDNATLRKQVNSVIRCALNTTLKSEKDDDDDEEEEEVPVRKTVLSKFLER; encoded by the exons ATGAATCTGTACGCACACGACCTTTCTCTGTTGGACTACAACCTCAATTTCTCCGATCCCATCCTCGAACCCTTCTCAAATTCCGCTACTACCCCTTATCCCGACGACGACGATTCCGTTGGCAACCACAAGGGCAATTCCGGTAACGAAAACAATGATATCAACAAGCAGCGCGTGGTGCGCACGCGCAGCCCTCCCCGGCACCGCCACGACGGCACGTCGCCGCTCCCTTTGGGAATGGACTGGAGTCCCCCTCCTCGCAAATGG GACGGACGTGAAACTGTTTGGCCACTTGATTTTCATTCTGGTTGGAGTTTTTGCGTCACAATTCCTTCTTGGGTTTTCCTTTCCAAATCAAGAGGTTCAGATCCTGTggtg TTTTATAGGGTTCAAGTTGGTATACAATCGCCAGAAGGGATCACCACTACACGAGGGATATTACGAAGATTTAACgattttttagaacttttttctGAA GTCAAAAAGGTATTTCCAATGAAAAATGTGCCCCCAGCTCCTCCAAggaggatttttagaaggaagaGCCGAACTCTGTTGGAAGAG CGAAGGTGTTCTTTGGAGGATTGGATGGAAAAACTATTGTCAGACATTGATTTATCAAGAAGTGCTCCAGTGGCAACCTTTCTTGAGCTAGAAGCTGCGGCGAGGTCTT ctttCAATGATGAGAATCAGGAAATTCCAAATAATTCTTCCACTAGTGAAATGTTTCCATCATCTCTGTACCATGCCAACTCAGATGTTTCTCTGTTTGCTGATAGTTCATTCGTTGCATCAGATCTTGGTCATGATACTCCTTATGAGATATCTGAGGTTGGATCGCCAAGGCATGGAAATGATAGTTCTGCTGTTCTTGGCATGGAGAATTCAATATCTGAACAAGACTTAATTGATCCAACTGAAATGACTGCCAAATATGGCATGAATAGCAGAAAGTTCATTCAGGGGAGTCTGCAAAGATTTTCCAGGCATAGAATGCATACAGGGAATGAGGGTAACATTTTAGGCAGGGATGAAGTAATTGAGAATACTTCTAATGCTAAACCTATCCGCATGGACGGAACTGAGTTTTTTCCTGCACTAGGGGATTACAAGCTGGATGGCCATGTTCGAAGACTCTCAGCAGAGAGTGTTGGAAGTGACTTGAGTTCTTTAAGAGctagtgaaatatcaaatattggGGCAGCCaatttatttggtgatttcACCCTTGATCATTCTGAAGGTTCTGAAGCTTTGAGAAACACAGATTCTTTTGAGAATCCAAATATACAGCTTCCAAGGGATTCACTGGTTGCTCTTCCATCTGATCAACGACTTAAATTGAACAGGGTACTTGTTACCATGCAGCGGAGGCTAGCCACAGCAAAAACAGACTTGGAGGATCTAATAGCAAGATTGAATCAAGAAGCTACTGTTAGAAAATTCCTCACAACGAAG GTCAAAGATTTGGAAGTGGAACTTGAAACTACTAGACAGAATTGTATAGATAACATGCAGCAGGCGGTTTTAACTGAAAGGGAAAGATTTACTCAAATGCAGTGGGATGTGGAGGAGCTTCGGAGTAAGTGTTTGGAGCTggaactaaaattgaaaactgaacaG GATGAAAAGGTACGTGCTGAGTCAACAAAAAATGCAGTCATTCAGGAAAACAAAATGTTGATGCAGGAGTTAGATGATGCTAGAGAACAGATTGAGAACTTGCAGAAACAGCATGAAGAGTTTGAGGTGAAATCAAAGGCAGATGTAAAACTGCTTATTAAAGAAGTCAAATCTCTTCGAAATTCCCAGTTAGAATTGAAGCAGGATCTCAGCCGTGTAATGAAAGAGAAATTAGAATTAGAG AGATTTCTTCACAAGGAAAGGCAAAGAATGGAGCTTGCTAGTACTGCTAATGCAAAGTTGCTGCATGAATGTGGAATTCTTCGTGATAGGCTTCAAGAATGTAGTGTTAATTTTCTTGTTGAAGAGGAAGATAAATTAATTGTGGACACTTCATTACCATCTGATGCAATAGATCTGTTGACAACATCTGACAATAGAATTGGTCTCCTACTAGCAGAG GCACAACTCCTTGCCCAAGATGTGGAAAATGCCGTTGCAGCATTGGACGAAACTCAAAGTGTAAATGGCAATAATAAAAGGACAACTGATGATGAGTTGAGAATAATGCTGGCGGATGTATTCGTTGACAATGCTACATTAAGAAAACAGGTGAACTCGGTCATCCGTTGTGCCCTAAACACAACTTTGAAGTCAGagaaagatgatgatgatgatgaggaggaggaggaagttcCCGTCAGAAAAACTGTTCTAAGCAAATTTTTAGAAAGATGA
- the LOC126725724 gene encoding PX domain-containing protein EREX isoform X2 yields MISTSSAWCARAALPGTATTARRRSLWEWTGVPLLANGTDVKLFGHLIFILVGVFASQFLLGFSFPNQEVQILWWVQVGIQSPEGITTTRGILRRFNDFLELFSEVKKVFPMKNVPPAPPRRIFRRKSRTLLEERRCSLEDWMEKLLSDIDLSRSAPVATFLELEAAARSSFNDENQEIPNNSSTSEMFPSSLYHANSDVSLFADSSFVASDLGHDTPYEISEVGSPRHGNDSSAVLGMENSISEQDLIDPTEMTAKYGMNSRKFIQGSLQRFSRHRMHTGNEGNILGRDEVIENTSNAKPIRMDGTEFFPALGDYKLDGHVRRLSAESVGSDLSSLRASEISNIGAANLFGDFTLDHSEGSEALRNTDSFENPNIQLPRDSLVALPSDQRLKLNRVLVTMQRRLATAKTDLEDLIARLNQEATVRKFLTTKVKDLEVELETTRQNCIDNMQQAVLTERERFTQMQWDVEELRSKCLELELKLKTEQDEKVRAESTKNAVIQENKMLMQELDDAREQIENLQKQHEEFEVKSKADVKLLIKEVKSLRNSQLELKQDLSRVMKEKLELERFLHKERQRMELASTANAKLLHECGILRDRLQECSVNFLVEEEDKLIVDTSLPSDAIDLLTTSDNRIGLLLAEAQLLAQDVENAVAALDETQSVNGNNKRTTDDELRIMLADVFVDNATLRKQVNSVIRCALNTTLKSEKDDDDDEEEEEVPVRKTVLSKFLER; encoded by the exons ATGATATCAACAAGCAGCGCGTGGTGCGCACGCGCAGCCCTCCCCGGCACCGCCACGACGGCACGTCGCCGCTCCCTTTGGGAATGGACTGGAGTCCCCCTCCTCGCAAATGG GACGGACGTGAAACTGTTTGGCCACTTGATTTTCATTCTGGTTGGAGTTTTTGCGTCACAATTCCTTCTTGGGTTTTCCTTTCCAAATCAAGAGGTTCAGATCCTGTggtg GGTTCAAGTTGGTATACAATCGCCAGAAGGGATCACCACTACACGAGGGATATTACGAAGATTTAACgattttttagaacttttttctGAA GTCAAAAAGGTATTTCCAATGAAAAATGTGCCCCCAGCTCCTCCAAggaggatttttagaaggaagaGCCGAACTCTGTTGGAAGAG CGAAGGTGTTCTTTGGAGGATTGGATGGAAAAACTATTGTCAGACATTGATTTATCAAGAAGTGCTCCAGTGGCAACCTTTCTTGAGCTAGAAGCTGCGGCGAGGTCTT ctttCAATGATGAGAATCAGGAAATTCCAAATAATTCTTCCACTAGTGAAATGTTTCCATCATCTCTGTACCATGCCAACTCAGATGTTTCTCTGTTTGCTGATAGTTCATTCGTTGCATCAGATCTTGGTCATGATACTCCTTATGAGATATCTGAGGTTGGATCGCCAAGGCATGGAAATGATAGTTCTGCTGTTCTTGGCATGGAGAATTCAATATCTGAACAAGACTTAATTGATCCAACTGAAATGACTGCCAAATATGGCATGAATAGCAGAAAGTTCATTCAGGGGAGTCTGCAAAGATTTTCCAGGCATAGAATGCATACAGGGAATGAGGGTAACATTTTAGGCAGGGATGAAGTAATTGAGAATACTTCTAATGCTAAACCTATCCGCATGGACGGAACTGAGTTTTTTCCTGCACTAGGGGATTACAAGCTGGATGGCCATGTTCGAAGACTCTCAGCAGAGAGTGTTGGAAGTGACTTGAGTTCTTTAAGAGctagtgaaatatcaaatattggGGCAGCCaatttatttggtgatttcACCCTTGATCATTCTGAAGGTTCTGAAGCTTTGAGAAACACAGATTCTTTTGAGAATCCAAATATACAGCTTCCAAGGGATTCACTGGTTGCTCTTCCATCTGATCAACGACTTAAATTGAACAGGGTACTTGTTACCATGCAGCGGAGGCTAGCCACAGCAAAAACAGACTTGGAGGATCTAATAGCAAGATTGAATCAAGAAGCTACTGTTAGAAAATTCCTCACAACGAAG GTCAAAGATTTGGAAGTGGAACTTGAAACTACTAGACAGAATTGTATAGATAACATGCAGCAGGCGGTTTTAACTGAAAGGGAAAGATTTACTCAAATGCAGTGGGATGTGGAGGAGCTTCGGAGTAAGTGTTTGGAGCTggaactaaaattgaaaactgaacaG GATGAAAAGGTACGTGCTGAGTCAACAAAAAATGCAGTCATTCAGGAAAACAAAATGTTGATGCAGGAGTTAGATGATGCTAGAGAACAGATTGAGAACTTGCAGAAACAGCATGAAGAGTTTGAGGTGAAATCAAAGGCAGATGTAAAACTGCTTATTAAAGAAGTCAAATCTCTTCGAAATTCCCAGTTAGAATTGAAGCAGGATCTCAGCCGTGTAATGAAAGAGAAATTAGAATTAGAG AGATTTCTTCACAAGGAAAGGCAAAGAATGGAGCTTGCTAGTACTGCTAATGCAAAGTTGCTGCATGAATGTGGAATTCTTCGTGATAGGCTTCAAGAATGTAGTGTTAATTTTCTTGTTGAAGAGGAAGATAAATTAATTGTGGACACTTCATTACCATCTGATGCAATAGATCTGTTGACAACATCTGACAATAGAATTGGTCTCCTACTAGCAGAG GCACAACTCCTTGCCCAAGATGTGGAAAATGCCGTTGCAGCATTGGACGAAACTCAAAGTGTAAATGGCAATAATAAAAGGACAACTGATGATGAGTTGAGAATAATGCTGGCGGATGTATTCGTTGACAATGCTACATTAAGAAAACAGGTGAACTCGGTCATCCGTTGTGCCCTAAACACAACTTTGAAGTCAGagaaagatgatgatgatgatgaggaggaggaggaagttcCCGTCAGAAAAACTGTTCTAAGCAAATTTTTAGAAAGATGA